The following proteins come from a genomic window of Salvia hispanica cultivar TCC Black 2014 chromosome 4, UniMelb_Shisp_WGS_1.0, whole genome shotgun sequence:
- the LOC125185109 gene encoding translation initiation factor eIF-2B subunit beta yields the protein MPDVHSLVNEFVIKLNKRQIEGSKMTAKLTAELLRSFISQQRLPHSNQAGALIDAVKAVGEKLIAAKPVELAAGNVVRRVLHIIREEDISLTNAAVGGLNLASESDDDDGNDEYDRPVLSASAVAAAARNSLRPPSLQTLLEDIPHSAAVPHPSSSGGDSEGKSKSADKNSMTRKLKHNVIEVVNELIQEISTCHEQIAEQAVEHIHHNEVILTLGSSHTVKEFLLAAKEKKRSFRVFVAEGAPRYQGHAFAKELAASGLQTTVITDSAVFAMISRVNMVIVGAHAVMANGGVIAPVGLNMVALAAKRHAVPFAVLAGVYKLCPLYPHNPEVLLNELKSPSELLDFGEFSDCLDFGSGSGSPLIHVVNPAFDYVPPDLVSLFITDTGGHNPSYIYRLIADFYSPDDLVVRRISAS from the exons ATGCCGGACGTGCATTCCCTCGTGAATGAGTTCGTAATCAAGCTCAACAAACG CCAAATCGAGGGTTCGAAGATGACGGCGAAGCTTACGGCGGAATTGCTCCGTTCCTTTATATCTCAGCAGAGGCTGCCGCACAGTAACCAAGCTGGGGCTCTCATTGATGCCGTGAAGGCGGTTGGGGAGAAGCTCATCGCTGCTAAACCCGTTG AGTTGGCTGCTGGGAATGTTGTCCGCCGTGTTCTACATATAATACGCGAAGAAGATATTTCTCTTACTAATGCTGCTGTTGGTGGATTGAATTTGGCATCTGAAAGCGATGATGATGACGGCAATGATGAATATGATCGTCCTGTTCTTTCAGCTTCTGCTGTAGCTGCCGCTGCAAGAAATTCCTTAAGGCCACCTTCGTTGCAGACTTTACTTGAGGACATACCTCATTCAGCAGCTGTTCCTCATCCCTCTTCTTCTGGGGGTGATTCTGAAGGAAAAAGCAAAT CTGCTGATAAGAACTCAATGACACGGAAACTGAAACACAATGTCATTGAGGTGGTTAACGAACTTATTCAAGAAATTTCCACTTGCCATGAACAGATTGCTGAACAAGCAGTGGAACATATACATCATAA TGAGGTCATCTTGACGCTGGGCAGTTCACACACAGTAAAAGAGTTTCTACTTgctgcaaaagaaaaaaagaggtCTTTCCGTGTATTTGTCGCCGAAGGTGCTCCAAG ATATCAGGGGCATGCTTTTGCAAAAGAACTGGCTGCCAGTGGCCTACAAACTACGGTTATTACCGATTCTGCGGTTTTTGCCATGATATCCCGTGTCAATATG GTTATAGTGGGAGCACATGCTGTCATGGCTAATGGTGGTGTTATTGCTCCTGTGGGGTTAAATATGGTTGCCCTAGCAGCTAAAAGACATGCTGTTCCTTTTGCAGTACTTGCTGGAGTTTATAAG CTGTGCCCTCTGTACCCTCACAACCCAGAGGTCCTGTTGAATGAACTGAAGTCTCCATCTGAGTTGCTGGACTTTGGAGAATTCTCAGATTGCTTGGATTTTGGTAGTGGCAGTGGTTCACCTCTTATTCATGTTGTGAATCCTGCATTTGATTATGTGCCACCGGATCTTGTTAGCCTGTTTATTACCGACAC TGGTGGTCACAATCCTTCATATATATATCGGCTCATTGCTGATTTTTACTCGCCCGACGATTTGGTAGTGCGACGGATATCAGCTTCTTGA
- the LOC125185111 gene encoding kinesin-like protein KIN-1, producing the protein MSGIRVCALFRPLNSKEKTYHGDSISIRGIDPESFVFKDEKDEETEFRFDKVFFPGSEQADIYEFLALPIVKAAASGANGAIITYGQTGAGKTYSMEGPNIIQCDEKQKGLLPRVVDGIFNAIKSSDDIIKYTVKLSMVEIYMERVRDLFDRSKENLQIKENKMQGIFVNGVTEVSISDSAEALRTLSTGIANRAVGETQMNIASSRSHCIYIFVICQEIRKERRCGKLILVDLAGSEKAEKTGAEGRVLEEAKTINRSLSALGNVINALSLPGKGSHIPYRDSKLTRILQDALRGNSQTALLCCCSPSPSNASETLSTLRFGARAQHIKQSAHFNVKEDEDTISSPEVSSTKNESSERILAKLAERMEPEDVQLLEQLFVLEGIFFDPNSVEEVESAYEDVTSITISSLQKAVEELVATVDEVKKENETLKASRKLHAAESDIIQHGRRGSSLKPNFANLDNCKIL; encoded by the exons ATGTCTGGTATAAGAGTCTGCGCTCTCTTCAGACCTCTGAATTCGAAGGAGAAGACCTATCATGGTGATTCCATCAGCATTCGCGGCATTGATCCTGAATCGTTTGTATTCAAG GATGAAAAGGACGAGGAGACTGAGTTCCGCTTCGACAAGGTGTTCTTTCCAGGATCAGAGCAAGCTGACATATATGAATTCCTTGCATTGCCTATAGTTAAAG CTGCTGCTAGTGGAGCGAATGGGGCTATTATCACATATGGCCAG ACAGGGGCAGGAAAGACTTACAGTATGGAG GGACCAAACATCATTCAGTGtgatgaaaaacaaaaaggtTTACTACCAAGAGTGGTGGATGGGATTTTCAATGCCATCAAGTCTTCGGATGATATAATCAAGTACACAGTCAAACTGTCAATG GTGGAAATATACATGGAGAGAGTAAG GGACCTTTTTGATCGATCAAAGGAAAATTTACAGATCAAGGAAAACAAAATGCAGGGTATATTTGTGAATGGGGTTACAGAG GTATCCATCTCAGATTCTGCAGAAGCCTTGCGAACTCTTTCA ACTGGCATAGCAAATAGAGCTGTGGGAGAAACTC AAATGAATATAGCCAGCAGTAGAAGtcattgcatatatatttttgtaatttgtcaGGAGATTAGGAAGGAAAGAAG gTGTGGAAAGTTGATCCTTGTGGACTTGGCGGGATCAGAGAAAGCAGAGAAGACTGGAGCTGAAGGAAGAGTCCTTGAAGAAGCAAAAACTATCAATAGATCATTGTCAGCACTTGGTAATGTGATAAATGCATTAAGCTTACCAGGGAAAGGGAGCCACATACCTTATCGTGATTCAAAGCTAACACGGATCCTGCAGGATGCTCTT AGAGGAAACTCTCAGACTGCGTTACTTTGTTGCTGCTCGCCTAGTCCCTCAAATGCATCAGAAACCCTCTCCACTCTCCGTTTTGGTGCAAG GGCACAGCACATAAAGCAATCGGCACACTTTAATgtaaaagaagatgaagatacCATCAGTTCTCCAGAGGTGTCCTCGACCAAAAACGAGTCTTCAGAGCGAATATTAGCAAAG TTGGCTGAGAGAATGGAACCAGAAGATGTCCAACTACTCGAGCAGCTATTTGTTCTCGAAGGAATTTTCTTTGATCCCAACTCGGTGGAAGAAGTGGAGTCAGCTTATGAAGATGTTACATCAATAACAATTTCATCACTGCAAAAAGCAGTCGAAGAGCTTGTTGCTACGGTTGATGAG GTTAAGAAGGAGAATGAGACTCTTAAGGCCTCAAGAAAGCTACATGCTGCTGAATCCGACATTATTCAACATGGTAGACGTGGATCGAGTTTGAAACCTAACTTTGCCAACCTTGACAACTGCAAAATTCTTTAA